From one Catenuloplanes nepalensis genomic stretch:
- a CDS encoding IS30 family transposase, which yields MLTLTDREEISRGLAEGLQYKEIARLISRNPSVVSRDVARHGGRAQYRAVTADEVAAAGRSRPKAYAVDRSPRLRTVVTELLRIGWSPASIAGRLPADYRDDQAVRVSHEAIYQWVYAQPVSTLARELLALRTGRTARRSGPRPAPAPRIREPRYLDERPAEAEDRQVPGHWEGDLVIGKAGKTAVATLVERTSRFVILVPLTGRDSLTVGDAVIAAAGTLPPQIARSLTWDCGSEMAQHARITAAGLPVYFARPHSPWQRGSNENANRILREYFPKGVPITSDPNYLAMVASEVNDRPRKIHNWKKPSEIFAELVESNASTA from the coding sequence ATGCTGACCTTGACCGATCGTGAAGAGATATCCCGTGGACTGGCCGAAGGCCTGCAATACAAGGAGATCGCCCGGCTGATCAGCCGGAACCCGTCAGTGGTCTCCCGGGACGTGGCCCGGCACGGCGGCCGCGCCCAGTACAGGGCCGTGACCGCCGATGAGGTGGCGGCGGCCGGCCGGTCACGCCCGAAGGCGTACGCGGTCGACCGGTCACCCCGGCTGCGCACGGTGGTGACGGAGCTGCTGAGGATCGGCTGGTCACCGGCGTCGATCGCGGGCCGGTTGCCTGCTGACTACCGCGACGATCAGGCTGTACGGGTGTCACACGAGGCGATCTACCAGTGGGTCTACGCCCAGCCGGTCTCCACCCTGGCCCGGGAACTACTCGCCCTGCGCACCGGCCGGACCGCCCGCCGCTCCGGCCCCCGCCCCGCGCCGGCGCCGCGGATCCGCGAGCCCCGCTACCTCGACGAACGCCCCGCCGAAGCCGAGGACCGGCAGGTCCCGGGCCACTGGGAGGGCGATCTCGTCATCGGCAAGGCCGGGAAGACGGCGGTCGCGACGCTGGTCGAGCGCACGTCGCGGTTCGTGATCCTGGTCCCGCTGACCGGCCGGGACTCCCTCACCGTCGGCGACGCGGTCATCGCCGCCGCCGGCACCCTGCCGCCACAGATCGCCAGGTCGTTGACCTGGGACTGCGGCTCAGAGATGGCGCAGCACGCCCGGATCACCGCCGCCGGGCTGCCGGTCTACTTCGCCCGCCCGCACTCACCCTGGCAGCGCGGCAGCAACGAGAACGCGAACCGGATCCTGCGCGAATACTTCCCGAAAGGCGTCCCGATCACCTCGGATCCGAACTATTTGGCGATGGTCGCTTCCGAAGTCAATGACCGACCGCGTAAGATCCATAATTGGAAGAAGCCCTCCGAGATTTTCGCCGAACTCGTCGAGTCGAATGCTTCCACTGCCTGA
- a CDS encoding reverse transcriptase domain-containing protein, protein MDELKAPGKPFVISKRAVWEAYEKVKAKKGAPGVDAVSLKAFDKDLKNNLYKIWNRLSSGTYFPPPVRAVEIPKTGGGVRVLGVPTVGDRIAQTVAARVIEAEVEPIFHPDSYGYRPGRSPVDAAAVCRSRCWKNDWVIDLDIRKFFDTVPWDRQIQAVEAFDSTSSAKISEGFFQLWILRGRSLTSEATIAK, encoded by the coding sequence GTGGATGAGTTGAAAGCACCGGGCAAGCCGTTCGTGATATCGAAGCGGGCTGTCTGGGAGGCGTACGAGAAGGTGAAAGCGAAAAAGGGTGCGCCGGGAGTGGACGCGGTGTCGCTGAAGGCATTCGACAAGGATCTGAAGAACAACCTTTACAAGATCTGGAATCGACTGTCGTCAGGGACCTATTTTCCACCGCCGGTGCGGGCCGTGGAGATCCCGAAGACCGGGGGAGGCGTCCGAGTTTTAGGCGTGCCCACGGTCGGCGACAGGATCGCTCAAACGGTGGCAGCGCGGGTCATCGAGGCGGAGGTCGAACCGATCTTCCACCCCGACTCGTACGGTTACCGGCCGGGGCGGTCCCCGGTCGACGCGGCAGCGGTGTGCCGTTCACGGTGCTGGAAGAACGACTGGGTGATCGATCTGGACATTCGGAAGTTCTTCGACACGGTCCCGTGGGATCGGCAGATTCAGGCAGTGGAAGCATTCGACTCGACGAGTTCGGCGAAAATCTCGGAGGGCTTCTTCCAATTATGGATCTTACGCGGTCGGTCATTGACTTCGGAAGCGACCATCGCCAAATAG
- a CDS encoding CsbD family protein: MSFTDKIRSKVDELKGETKEKAGDATDNPRLRAEGAAEATAARGRQAGEHVKDAARHVGDAFRGHR; this comes from the coding sequence ATGAGCTTCACCGACAAGATCCGGAGCAAGGTCGATGAGCTGAAGGGCGAGACCAAGGAGAAGGCCGGCGACGCGACCGACAACCCGCGTCTGCGGGCCGAGGGCGCCGCCGAGGCGACCGCCGCCCGGGGCCGCCAGGCCGGCGAGCACGTGAAGGACGCCGCCCGCCACGTCGGCGACGCGTTCCGCGGTCACCGCTGA
- a CDS encoding FAD-dependent oxidoreductase, protein MPIIASAVTHWADDPWTRGSWSLIGRHGTPADRVTLGTPIENRLRLAGEATHPTRAGMTHGAYEQGIAAATWAADQGHRNVIVVGAGMAGLAAAQELTGRGITTRILEARNRIGGRTTGTDVGGFTFDLGANWLQQYDDNPLARLAEKLALPVVPTEFSSGSEDLERELRERLAAAPPG, encoded by the coding sequence ATGCCGATCATCGCCAGCGCCGTCACCCACTGGGCCGACGACCCCTGGACCCGCGGCTCCTGGAGCCTCATCGGACGCCACGGCACCCCAGCCGACCGCGTCACACTCGGCACCCCCATCGAAAACCGGCTCCGACTCGCCGGCGAAGCAACCCACCCGACCCGGGCCGGGATGACACACGGCGCCTACGAACAAGGAATCGCGGCCGCCACCTGGGCCGCCGATCAAGGGCACCGCAACGTCATCGTCGTCGGCGCCGGCATGGCCGGGCTCGCAGCCGCACAGGAACTCACCGGCCGCGGCATCACCACACGCATCCTCGAAGCACGAAACCGGATCGGCGGGCGCACCACCGGAACGGACGTCGGCGGATTCACGTTCGACCTCGGCGCGAACTGGCTCCAGCAGTACGACGACAACCCCCTCGCGCGCCTCGCGGAAAAACTCGCACTCCCGGTCGTACCCACGGAATTCAGCTCCGGATCCGAAGACCTCGAAAGAGAACTGCGCGAACGGCTCGCCGCAGCACCGCCCGGATAA
- a CDS encoding KamA family radical SAM protein: MRSTEENPTLEAVMTATITEQRQPYTYTRRTLHEPDWTRLPGWRHVTRDQWESAQWQRAHCIKNIRQLQHVLGPLADDTLYDDLTADQTGRATMSMLLPPQMLNTMDTTDLRTDPIRRYMLPLASERLPDHPHTTRDSLHEHDMWVADGLTHRYPTKVLAELVPTCPQYCGHCTRMDLVGNDTPTVTKLKLALKPADRHDTHINYLRTHPAVRDVVVSGGDVANVPWRQLETYLMRLLDLDSVRDIRLATKALAGLPQHWLQPHIVEGLERVARTAARRGVNLALHTHINHTHSLTPLVARATQTILDIGVRDVRNQGVLLHGVNDTPEDLLDLCFALHGEAGILPYYFYLCDMIPGAEHWRLPVHHAQTLQHDIMGYLPGYATPRIVCDVPYAGKRWVHMAVDYDRDLGITQWTKNYRTTLTGDTIDTRHRYYDPIHTLPQKGRDHWAAAC; encoded by the coding sequence CTGCGGTCGACGGAAGAAAATCCAACGCTGGAGGCCGTCATGACCGCAACAATCACCGAACAGCGGCAGCCCTACACCTACACCCGCCGCACCCTCCACGAACCCGACTGGACCCGCCTCCCCGGCTGGCGACACGTCACCCGCGACCAATGGGAATCCGCCCAATGGCAACGCGCCCACTGCATCAAGAACATCCGCCAGCTCCAGCACGTCCTCGGACCACTCGCCGACGACACCCTCTACGACGACCTCACCGCCGACCAAACCGGCCGCGCCACCATGTCCATGCTGCTCCCACCCCAGATGCTCAACACCATGGACACAACCGACCTGCGCACCGACCCGATCCGCCGCTACATGCTCCCCCTCGCCAGCGAACGACTCCCCGACCACCCGCACACCACCCGCGACTCACTCCACGAACACGACATGTGGGTCGCCGACGGACTCACCCACCGCTACCCCACCAAAGTCCTCGCCGAACTCGTCCCCACCTGCCCGCAATACTGCGGCCACTGCACCCGCATGGACCTCGTCGGCAACGACACCCCCACCGTCACCAAACTCAAACTCGCGCTCAAACCCGCCGACCGGCACGACACCCACATCAACTACCTGCGCACCCACCCCGCCGTGCGCGACGTCGTCGTCTCCGGCGGCGACGTCGCCAACGTCCCCTGGCGACAACTCGAGACCTACCTCATGCGACTCCTCGACCTCGACAGCGTCCGCGACATCCGGCTCGCCACCAAAGCCCTCGCCGGACTCCCCCAGCACTGGCTCCAACCACACATCGTCGAAGGACTCGAACGCGTCGCCCGCACCGCCGCCCGCCGCGGCGTCAACCTCGCACTCCACACCCACATCAACCACACGCACAGCCTCACGCCACTCGTCGCCCGCGCCACACAGACCATCCTCGACATCGGCGTCCGCGACGTCCGCAACCAGGGCGTCCTCCTCCACGGCGTCAACGACACCCCAGAAGACCTACTCGACCTCTGCTTCGCACTCCACGGCGAAGCCGGCATCCTGCCCTACTACTTCTACCTCTGCGACATGATCCCCGGCGCCGAACACTGGCGGCTCCCCGTCCACCACGCACAGACCCTCCAACACGACATCATGGGCTACCTCCCCGGATACGCCACCCCACGCATCGTCTGCGACGTCCCCTACGCCGGAAAACGCTGGGTCCACATGGCCGTCGACTACGACCGCGACCTCGGCATCACACAGTGGACCAAGAACTACCGCACCACACTCACCGGCGACACCATCGACACCCGGCACCGCTACTACGACCCGATCCACACACTCCCGCAAAAAGGCCGCGACCACTGGGCAGCCGCCTGCTAG
- a CDS encoding L-erythro-3,5-diaminohexanoate dehydrogenase, whose translation MIPGLGRVVEPAGVLPQAAWRLDPSPEIKPDETRVRVERLNLDAASFRQLRDAHGDRVRDEVLRIVAERGKMHNPVTGSGGMLIGVVEEVGPDATVDVAPGDRIATLVSLTLTPLSITDGLAGWDGRSEQVPCAGHAILHGRTIAAVLPEDLDSRVALAVLDVCGAPALTARVVGGYTRPTVAVIGASGKSGSLSLAAAKGAGAARTIGVCPDGIEAARIVDLADEVVVADARDPLAMAGAGKADVTVVCVDVPGCEHAAILATADGGTVVFFSMATSFPAAALGAEGLAADVTLLIGNGYVPGHARMALDLVRATPGLRRLFDARVRAD comes from the coding sequence ATGATCCCGGGTCTGGGCCGCGTGGTGGAGCCTGCCGGTGTGCTGCCCCAGGCGGCCTGGCGCCTCGATCCGAGCCCGGAGATCAAGCCCGACGAGACGAGGGTACGGGTGGAGCGCCTGAACCTGGACGCGGCGAGTTTCCGGCAGTTGCGGGACGCGCACGGTGACCGGGTGCGTGACGAGGTGCTGCGGATCGTGGCGGAGCGCGGGAAGATGCACAACCCGGTGACCGGTTCCGGCGGCATGCTGATCGGCGTGGTCGAGGAGGTCGGCCCGGACGCGACCGTGGACGTCGCGCCGGGGGACAGGATCGCGACGCTGGTCAGCCTGACGCTCACGCCGCTGTCGATCACGGACGGGCTGGCGGGCTGGGACGGCCGGTCGGAGCAGGTGCCGTGTGCCGGTCATGCGATCCTGCACGGCCGTACCATCGCGGCGGTCCTGCCTGAAGATCTTGATTCTCGGGTGGCGTTGGCCGTGCTGGACGTGTGCGGCGCCCCGGCGCTGACGGCCAGGGTGGTCGGCGGCTACACGCGGCCGACGGTGGCGGTGATCGGTGCGTCCGGGAAGTCCGGGTCGCTGTCGCTGGCCGCCGCGAAAGGCGCGGGCGCGGCCCGCACGATCGGTGTCTGTCCCGACGGGATCGAGGCGGCCCGCATCGTGGACCTGGCCGACGAGGTGGTGGTCGCGGACGCCCGGGACCCACTGGCCATGGCCGGTGCCGGGAAGGCGGATGTGACCGTGGTGTGCGTGGACGTGCCCGGCTGTGAGCACGCCGCGATCCTGGCCACGGCGGACGGCGGCACGGTCGTGTTCTTCTCGATGGCGACGAGCTTCCCGGCGGCCGCGCTCGGCGCCGAGGGGCTGGCCGCGGACGTGACGCTGCTGATCGGGAACGGTTATGTGCCCGGCCATGCGCGGATGGCGCTGGACCTGGTGCGCGCCACGCCGGGCCTGCGCCGGCTGTTCGACGCGCGCGTGCGGGCAGACTGA
- a CDS encoding amidohydrolase — MSVLYRGGTVHSAAAPRATALRVSGGRITWLGDGGDAPAADRVVDLDGGLVTAAFVDAHVHATSTGLNLSGLDLTGVRSAGEVLAAVERAARDLPAGGVLLGHGWDESVWESPRLPSAHEIGVAAGGRRVYLSQISVHSALVSSALLAADPAVSAAAGFDSSGWLRVDAHHVVRDLALASVTPEQRRRAQRVALRHAASLGIGAVHECGGPRISSEDDFTDVLAAGGPAHGHPEVFGYWGELSAAAKARDLGAVGAGGDLFADGALGSRTAFLARAYADEPGNRGHGYLTAEEVRDHLLDCHTHGVQGGFHAIGDAAIGAVLAGIGEVAERIGNEAVRAARHRIEHAELLDRTLIARMVEHGVVASVQPAFDRLWGGEGRMYAARLGAARALTANPLAAMLNVGVPLAFGSDAPVTPLDPWGAVRAAVRHHTPHSRMSVRAAFAAHTRGGWRALPGVVAGGAVEPGAPATFAVWDGVADLAAAVAATPVCRRTVVHGDTIHEA, encoded by the coding sequence ATGAGCGTCCTCTACCGGGGCGGGACCGTCCACTCCGCCGCGGCCCCGCGGGCGACCGCGTTGCGGGTTTCCGGCGGCCGGATCACCTGGCTCGGCGACGGCGGGGACGCGCCGGCCGCGGACCGGGTGGTCGATCTGGACGGTGGTCTGGTCACGGCCGCGTTCGTGGACGCGCATGTGCACGCGACGTCGACCGGCCTGAACCTGTCCGGCCTGGACCTGACCGGTGTCCGGTCGGCTGGCGAGGTGCTCGCGGCGGTCGAGCGGGCGGCGCGGGACCTGCCGGCCGGCGGGGTGCTGCTCGGGCACGGCTGGGACGAGTCGGTCTGGGAGTCGCCGCGGTTGCCGTCCGCGCACGAGATCGGGGTCGCGGCCGGTGGGCGGCGCGTCTACCTGTCGCAGATCTCCGTGCACTCCGCGCTGGTGTCGTCCGCGCTGCTGGCGGCGGATCCGGCGGTGTCGGCCGCGGCCGGGTTCGACTCGTCCGGCTGGCTGCGCGTCGACGCCCACCACGTAGTCCGGGATCTGGCGCTGGCGTCGGTCACGCCGGAGCAGCGCCGGCGGGCGCAGCGGGTCGCGTTGCGGCACGCGGCGTCGCTGGGGATCGGTGCGGTGCACGAGTGCGGCGGCCCGCGGATCTCCAGCGAGGACGACTTCACCGACGTCCTCGCGGCCGGCGGCCCGGCGCACGGGCATCCGGAGGTGTTCGGTTACTGGGGTGAGCTGAGCGCGGCGGCCAAGGCACGGGACCTGGGCGCGGTCGGTGCCGGTGGTGACCTGTTCGCCGACGGTGCGCTCGGGTCCCGGACCGCGTTCCTTGCGCGGGCGTACGCGGACGAGCCCGGCAACCGCGGCCACGGCTATCTCACCGCGGAAGAGGTTCGCGATCACCTGCTCGACTGTCACACGCACGGTGTGCAGGGCGGCTTCCACGCGATCGGTGACGCCGCGATCGGTGCGGTCCTGGCCGGGATCGGCGAGGTCGCGGAGCGGATCGGCAACGAGGCGGTGCGCGCGGCACGGCACCGGATCGAGCACGCGGAGCTGCTCGACCGGACGCTGATCGCGCGCATGGTCGAGCACGGCGTGGTCGCGTCCGTCCAGCCGGCGTTCGACCGGCTGTGGGGCGGTGAGGGCCGGATGTACGCGGCCCGGCTCGGCGCCGCCCGCGCACTGACCGCGAACCCGCTGGCGGCGATGCTCAATGTGGGCGTGCCGCTGGCGTTCGGGTCGGATGCGCCGGTGACGCCGCTGGATCCGTGGGGTGCGGTCCGCGCCGCGGTCCGGCATCACACGCCGCACAGCAGGATGAGCGTGCGGGCCGCGTTCGCCGCGCACACCCGGGGTGGCTGGCGTGCGCTGCCCGGCGTGGTCGCGGGCGGTGCGGTCGAGCCGGGCGCGCCGGCGACGTTCGCGGTCTGGGACGGGGTCGCCGACCTGGCCGCGGCCGTGGCGGCGACGCCGGTGTGCCGGCGGACGGTGGTGCACGGGGACACGATCCACGAGGCCTGA
- a CDS encoding lysine 5,6-aminomutase subunit alpha: protein MAGKLDLDPELVARARALAAEAGRPVVDLARTHTTVSVERAMLRLFGLTGADADGTPWVNRLTDEVTAQTGLAHGVVLPVLHALRRFQPLSAPAAGFGGGLRVVAEKAASIDFTFPAGRDLVTARNAAGRVARHAVKRLDAARATREKLIRRYGDAPRRPWIYLIVATGDIHEDIPQAVAAARAGADVIAVIRSTGQSLLDYVPEGATREGFAGTYATQENFRLMRAALDGVSKDLGRYVRLTNYASGLCMPEIAALAGLERLDMMLNDSMYGILFRDINPVRTFVDQRFSRQIHARAGIIINTGEDNYLTTADAVDEAHTVTVSQLLNEYFAHEAGLGDAQLGLGHAFEIDPDLPDSLRLETAHALLARELFPDAPLKWMPPTKHMTGDVFRGNLLDGMFNLVGALTGQGILLVGMMTEAVVTPWLSDRDTALRNVRYVLSAAGDMAEDLVPAPGGFVQRRAHTVLGEAVTLLERIVDESLLTAIGRGTFGIMKRPPDRGRGLSGVAAISDSYHNPFEGLLP, encoded by the coding sequence ATGGCCGGGAAACTCGATCTCGACCCGGAGCTGGTGGCCCGGGCGCGGGCGCTGGCGGCGGAGGCCGGGCGGCCGGTCGTCGACCTGGCCCGCACCCACACGACCGTGTCGGTGGAGCGGGCGATGCTGCGGCTGTTCGGCCTGACCGGCGCGGACGCGGACGGCACGCCGTGGGTGAACCGGCTCACCGACGAGGTGACCGCGCAGACCGGCCTGGCGCACGGCGTCGTCCTGCCCGTGCTGCACGCGCTGCGCCGGTTCCAGCCGCTGTCCGCGCCCGCGGCCGGTTTCGGTGGCGGGTTGCGGGTGGTGGCGGAGAAGGCGGCCTCGATCGACTTCACGTTCCCGGCCGGCCGGGACCTCGTCACCGCGCGGAACGCGGCCGGCCGGGTCGCCCGGCACGCGGTCAAGCGGCTCGACGCCGCGCGTGCGACCAGGGAGAAGCTGATCCGGCGGTACGGGGACGCGCCGCGCCGGCCGTGGATCTACCTGATCGTCGCGACCGGTGACATCCACGAGGACATCCCGCAGGCGGTCGCGGCGGCCCGGGCCGGCGCGGACGTGATCGCGGTGATCCGGTCGACCGGGCAGTCGCTGCTGGACTACGTGCCGGAGGGCGCTACCCGGGAGGGGTTCGCCGGCACGTATGCGACGCAGGAGAACTTCCGGCTGATGCGCGCGGCCCTGGACGGCGTGTCGAAGGATCTGGGCCGGTACGTGCGGTTGACGAACTACGCCAGCGGGCTGTGCATGCCGGAGATCGCCGCGCTGGCCGGTCTGGAACGGCTGGACATGATGCTCAACGACAGCATGTACGGGATCCTGTTCCGGGACATCAACCCGGTCCGGACGTTCGTCGACCAGCGGTTCTCCCGGCAGATCCACGCCCGCGCCGGGATCATCATTAACACCGGTGAGGACAACTACCTGACCACCGCGGACGCGGTCGACGAGGCGCACACGGTCACGGTGTCGCAGCTGCTCAACGAGTACTTCGCGCACGAGGCCGGGCTGGGCGACGCGCAGTTGGGGCTCGGGCACGCGTTCGAGATCGACCCGGACCTGCCGGACTCGCTGCGCCTGGAGACCGCGCATGCGCTGCTGGCGCGGGAGCTGTTCCCGGACGCGCCGCTGAAGTGGATGCCGCCGACGAAGCACATGACCGGTGACGTGTTCCGCGGGAACCTCCTCGACGGCATGTTCAACCTGGTCGGCGCGCTCACCGGGCAGGGCATCCTGCTGGTCGGGATGATGACGGAGGCGGTGGTGACGCCGTGGCTGTCCGACCGGGACACCGCGTTGCGCAACGTCCGCTACGTGTTGTCCGCGGCCGGGGACATGGCCGAGGATCTCGTGCCCGCGCCCGGCGGGTTCGTGCAGCGGCGCGCGCACACGGTGCTGGGCGAGGCGGTGACGCTGCTGGAACGGATCGTGGACGAGTCGCTGCTGACCGCGATCGGCCGCGGCACGTTCGGGATCATGAAACGGCCGCCGGACCGGGGGCGCGGCCTGTCCGGCGTCGCCGCGATATCGGACAGTTACCACAATCCGTTCGAAGGGCTGCTGCCATGA
- a CDS encoding OAM dimerization domain-containing protein produces the protein MTALIRPYGDTTGDGMVQTSFTLPVPAGKRAEGAALHLAAAMGLDPAMLVHARPVGDGHTFFVVYGRVRHLVDLDAVRVPERDYPLLSAAAVNTAVRRRLRRKLAVVGACIGTDAHTVGIDAILNLKGVAGEKGLEYYRELAVTNLGAQVSVPDLVAAAAGADAVLVSQVVTQRDAHLHNVREMAAAFTRAGRRPLLIVGGPRFDETMAAGLGVDRIFGRGTTPREVASYLVHRLAS, from the coding sequence ATGACGGCGCTGATCCGGCCCTACGGGGACACGACCGGGGACGGGATGGTGCAGACGTCGTTCACGCTGCCCGTACCCGCCGGGAAACGCGCCGAGGGTGCCGCGCTGCACCTCGCGGCCGCGATGGGGCTCGACCCGGCCATGCTCGTGCACGCCCGGCCGGTCGGTGACGGGCACACGTTCTTCGTCGTCTACGGCCGGGTCCGGCACCTCGTCGACCTCGACGCCGTGCGGGTGCCGGAACGCGACTATCCGCTGCTGTCCGCGGCCGCGGTCAACACCGCGGTCCGGCGGCGGCTGCGTCGCAAACTCGCGGTCGTCGGCGCCTGCATCGGCACGGACGCGCACACGGTCGGCATCGACGCGATCCTCAACCTCAAGGGCGTGGCGGGGGAGAAGGGCCTGGAGTACTACCGGGAGCTGGCCGTGACGAACCTGGGCGCGCAGGTGTCCGTGCCCGACCTGGTCGCGGCCGCCGCCGGCGCGGACGCGGTCCTGGTCTCCCAGGTCGTCACGCAGCGCGACGCGCACCTGCACAACGTGCGGGAGATGGCGGCCGCGTTCACGCGGGCGGGGCGGCGGCCGCTGCTGATCGTCGGCGGGCCGCGTTTCGACGAGACCATGGCCGCCGGCCTCGGCGTCGACCGGATCTTCGGGCGGGGCACGACACCGCGTGAGGTCGCGTCGTACCTCGTGCACCGGCTCGCGTCATGA
- a CDS encoding hotdog domain-containing protein: protein MIGLTVSHRRYVAGAHYGGGLVDGAYALGLFGDVATEVCIRTDGDEGLFAGYADVRFLAPVRAGDVVEATAVVVAAGTRSRRLDLRLTVLCRARRDLRASAAEVLDPPLLAVTATGTVVVPPPTP from the coding sequence ATGATCGGGCTGACCGTCTCCCACCGGCGGTACGTGGCGGGCGCGCACTACGGCGGCGGGCTCGTCGACGGCGCGTACGCGCTCGGCCTGTTCGGGGACGTCGCGACCGAGGTGTGCATCCGCACCGACGGCGACGAAGGCCTGTTCGCCGGGTACGCCGACGTGCGGTTCCTCGCCCCGGTCCGGGCCGGGGACGTGGTCGAGGCGACCGCGGTCGTGGTCGCGGCCGGCACCCGCTCCCGGCGTCTCGACCTGCGGCTGACCGTGCTCTGCCGGGCCCGGCGCGACCTGCGCGCGTCCGCCGCCGAGGTCCTCGACCCGCCGCTGCTCGCCGTCACCGCCACCGGCACGGTCGTCGTCCCGCCGCCGACCCCGTGA
- the lnt gene encoding apolipoprotein N-acyltransferase — MVDTAGAPGETPATGTSPATHRPVIRPLWASIIAAAVAGLALLVSFPPFGQWWLAPAGAGLLAVTLHGRRVRAGAGLGFIAGLVMFMPMISWTNIHVGNLPWTLLSVLEAAYVAAMGAAYAFAAPLTDRRRWLTPLLTGTLWVAQEAARSRTPFGGFPWGKLAFGQGEVPLLHWAVLGGAPLVTFMVAVTGGLLATAALTLLRPAATAADSRDADAAGRSAGTAGAEGERVRRAPAVPAKVFVPAAWVAGAVVAALAGALVPVAKPAGDPVTVAFVQGNVPRLGFDFNAQRLAVLDNHVRGTLDLAARVAAGQEKRPALVVWPENASDVDPLDSQVAAAQISRAANAIGAPILVGGVTDGSTDRTVRNIGVLWWPAGTTGGKAGADLDQLYIKRHPVPFAEYIPLRSIARMVSKEVDRVSRDFEPGDRPGVIDSGATVIGDVICFEIAYDGLVRDVVTGGAQILAVQTNNATFNTAEAEQQLAMVQLRAVEHGRDALMASTVGVSAFVGADGHVQDQTVFNTVAVVVRDMTESTELTVATRLGHWPELALTVLGLTLLAGAAVVRIRRRPVPHGAADA; from the coding sequence ATGGTCGACACAGCCGGCGCGCCGGGCGAGACGCCCGCGACCGGCACCAGCCCCGCCACCCACCGGCCGGTGATCCGCCCGCTGTGGGCGTCGATCATCGCCGCCGCCGTCGCCGGGCTCGCGCTGCTGGTGTCGTTCCCGCCGTTCGGGCAGTGGTGGCTCGCACCCGCCGGCGCCGGGCTGCTCGCGGTCACGCTGCACGGGCGGCGGGTGCGGGCCGGGGCAGGGCTCGGGTTCATCGCCGGCCTGGTCATGTTCATGCCGATGATCAGCTGGACGAACATCCACGTCGGTAACCTGCCGTGGACGCTGCTGTCCGTCCTCGAAGCCGCGTACGTCGCGGCGATGGGCGCGGCGTACGCGTTCGCGGCACCGCTGACGGACCGGCGCCGCTGGCTGACCCCGCTGCTGACCGGCACGCTGTGGGTGGCGCAGGAGGCGGCCCGGTCCCGGACCCCGTTCGGCGGGTTCCCGTGGGGCAAGCTCGCGTTCGGGCAGGGCGAGGTGCCGCTGCTGCACTGGGCCGTCCTCGGCGGCGCACCCCTGGTCACGTTCATGGTCGCGGTCACCGGCGGCCTCCTCGCCACCGCCGCCCTCACCCTCCTGCGCCCCGCCGCCACCGCCGCGGACTCCCGCGACGCCGATGCCGCCGGCCGTTCCGCGGGCACCGCCGGGGCCGAGGGGGAGCGCGTCCGGCGGGCGCCGGCCGTACCCGCGAAGGTCTTCGTTCCTGCCGCCTGGGTCGCCGGTGCGGTCGTGGCGGCGCTCGCCGGTGCGCTGGTGCCGGTCGCGAAACCGGCCGGTGATCCGGTCACGGTCGCGTTCGTGCAGGGCAACGTGCCCCGGCTCGGCTTCGACTTCAACGCGCAACGGCTCGCCGTCCTCGACAATCACGTCCGGGGCACGCTCGACCTCGCCGCACGGGTCGCCGCCGGCCAGGAGAAGCGGCCGGCGCTGGTCGTGTGGCCGGAGAACGCCAGCGACGTCGACCCGCTCGACAGCCAGGTCGCGGCCGCGCAGATCTCCCGCGCCGCGAACGCGATCGGCGCACCGATCCTGGTCGGCGGCGTCACCGACGGCTCCACCGACCGGACCGTGCGCAACATCGGCGTGCTCTGGTGGCCGGCCGGCACGACCGGCGGCAAGGCCGGCGCCGACCTCGACCAGCTGTACATCAAACGGCACCCGGTCCCGTTCGCCGAGTACATCCCGCTACGGTCGATCGCGCGGATGGTGAGCAAGGAGGTCGACCGGGTCAGCCGCGACTTCGAACCCGGCGACCGGCCCGGCGTCATCGACAGCGGCGCCACCGTGATCGGCGACGTCATCTGCTTCGAGATCGCCTACGACGGCCTGGTCCGGGACGTCGTCACCGGGGGCGCGCAGATCCTCGCGGTGCAGACGAACAACGCCACGTTCAACACCGCCGAGGCCGAACAGCAGCTGGCCATGGTGCAGCTGCGCGCGGTCGAGCACGGCCGGGACGCGCTGATGGCCTCCACGGTCGGGGTGTCCGCGTTCGTCGGCGCGGACGGGCACGTGCAGGACCAGACCGTGTTCAACACGGTCGCGGTCGTCGTCCGGGACATGACCGAGAGCACCGAACTGACCGTCGCGACCCGCCTCGGGCACTGGCCGGAGCTGGCCCTGACCGTGCTCGGCCTGACATTGCTGGCCGGGGCCGCGGTCGTCCGGATCCGCCGGCGGCCGGTCCCGCACGGCGCCGCGGACGCGTAG